The genomic segment TCAGTACTGTCAGTCCCGGGTCACCCAGGCCCGCTCGTACGCGTGCCAGCCCAGCTGCAGCCGGGTCGTCACACCGGTGAGCTCCATCAGACGTTTCACCCGGCGCTGTACGGTCCTCAGACCCAGGTCCAGCTGTTTGGCGACGCTCGCGTCGGTCATGCCGGCCAACAGCAGGGACAGGATCTCCAGATCGGTGTCGTCGGGGCCGTCCGGTACGTCCTCGGTGACCCGGCCGGCGCCGAGCCGCAGTGGCAGGGCCTGCCGCCACACCGACTCGAACAGGCCCGACAGCAGCTCCAGCAGACCGCTCGCGTGGACGACGAGCGCGGCCGGCTCGGCGGTGTGCGTGGTGAGCGGGACCATCGCGAGTGTCCGGTCGGCGATGACGAGCTTCGTCGGCACCTCGTCCATCACCCGTACCCGCTCCTTGCGGCCCAGCGCGGCGGACAGCTCGGTGAGACCGCTGTCCTCGTCCAGGACGGCCCGCTCGACCACCACGCGGTAGCCGACGCCGCGGCCGGTGGCCTGTTCCTCCGCGGGGTTGTTCTCCGGCCCG from the Streptomyces sp. NBC_00310 genome contains:
- a CDS encoding helix-turn-helix domain-containing protein, whose product is MLGAIGLDETHESAYRALVSVGAADVPDLARRLTLGEHDTERALRRLERHGLAAQSSARPGRWVAAPPGVALGALLTQQRHELEKAELAAALLAEEYRASAAEPAAHDLVEVVIGSAAIAQRFLQIQLGATEEVCAMVTGAPIAVSGPENNPAEEQATGRGVGYRVVVERAVLDEDSGLTELSAALGRKERVRVMDEVPTKLVIADRTLAMVPLTTHTAEPAALVVHASGLLELLSGLFESVWRQALPLRLGAGRVTEDVPDGPDDTDLEILSLLLAGMTDASVAKQLDLGLRTVQRRVKRLMELTGVTTRLQLGWHAYERAWVTRD